Within the Dehalococcoidia bacterium genome, the region GTGCGCGACCGAGCCGCTGATCGGATCGCTTGGATCGGCGGGGATAAGGAGGTTCGCGTTCGCCCCGTCCAGGCAGAAGGGGTCGTAGGCCGGCGCACCAAGCGCCTGGCACGCCTGCCACCACCCGTACTGCGTGGCTACCACGCGGGGGTCAAGCGCCGCATCCAGCTTCGCCCACAGCGTGACCGCGCCGTGTGGCGTCTCCACGATCACCCCGTCGGTGTCGGCGATGCCCAGTCCAGCGGCGGTGGCCGGGTGGATCGCCAGGTAGGGCTCGCGCACCTGGCGGCGCAGGCGCGGCAGGTTGCGGTGCCCATCGTCGCAGAACTGCACTACTCGGAAGAAGATGAGGACCAGTGGATACCACTCCTCCAGGTCCGGCTGTCCGGTGACTGCCTCCGGCTCCGCGACCACGGGGAGGGGCGGGTAGCCGGCCTCGGCGAAGCGCGTCGCATAGATCTCCAGCACGCGTGTGGGGGTTTCGAAGCCGCGGGGCTCTCCCGTCTGGGAGTCGATCTCGGCATACTTGCGCTCACGCGTTTCGCCGGGCACGCGCATGCCCATGGGATGCTCCCGCAACTGCTGGAGCGTGAGCCCCGACGGCGCGAGATGGTGGTTCAGTGCCGCCTCGATGTCACCACCGAAGAACGGTTCGCCCAGCCCCAGCCGCTGCGCCAGCTCGAAGATGATCGCAAGGTCCGGGCGCGCCTCGCCAACCGGCTTGACCACGGCCGGCCGGTACTGCGCCCAGGTTCCCGTGTGCTCGGCGAGGGCGTGAGGCGGTGCCCCAGGCAGCACCGCCTCACTCTCCCAGCAACTGGCGGCGGGCAGCAGCAGGTCGGCGCAGGCGGCGCTGGGGTTGGCGAACAAATCCACGTGCACGTAAAAGTCGAGCGCGTCCAGCGCCTGCTTGCCGACCAGAGGATCGGCGTGCGCGACCAGCGGATCGCTCCCGAAGGCGAGCAGGCCCTTCACCGGATAGGGCTGCCCGGTCTGTATGGCGCGGTACACGTCGGCGGCGCGAACCACCCCGGGCAGACGCGCCAGACCGAGCGGGCGCTCGGCGAACCCTAACCGCCGTGCCGCCTGTTTAGGCGAGAGCAGCGCGGGTGAGACGATGGGGTTGGTCGGCGTGCTGGCGAACAGCATGTTGCTGCCGCGCCGATCGAACTGCCCGGTGAGCGCGTAGAACAACGCGACGGCCCGGTTCGTTTGCATCGCGTCGACGCGCTGTTCGAGCCCGGCCCAGGTGTAATAGCACGACGGGGTTTCGCTGGCGAACAACCGTGCGGCGCGCCGCACCGCGTCGGCCGGCACCCAGGTCAGCGCCTCGGCCCGCTCCGGAACATACTGCGCGGCGAGTTCGGCCAGCAATTGTAGTACGGGCCGACAGGCGACGGTCTGCCCGTGCGCCAAAGCAACGCTGTAGCGACCACCCAGCGCCGGCACGACGCCCTTGGCTTCATAGCCACCACCGACGCGCGCGGGGACCGGGCGAGCGCCGTTGCCGTCCCACACGAGGCATTGCCGCGCGTCCCCGTCCGGGGCGAGGTCCTGCGCGGTGAGGAGTTGTCCGCTGTCCTCGCGGACGAGGAAGGCCGCGTTGGTCCAGTCGCACACGAAGGCGCGATCGTAGCGATCTTCCGTAAGCAGCACATGGATCAGGCCGAGGGCGAGGGCGCCGTCGGCGCCGGGCCGCACGCGCAACCAGAGATCGGCCTTCTCCGCCAGACCCGTCCTGCGGGGGTCGATCACGATGAGCTTGGCGCCACGGGCACGGGCGCGGGCGATGCGCATGGCCATCGTGGGCCAGCTCACCTGCGGGTTGAAGCCCCAGAGGAGCAGGCAACGGGTCTGCTCGAAGTCCGGTGGTGGGGTGCCGACGCCGTAGGTGTAACTGGCGCCGTAGTCGCGGTGCCACTGGCAGATGTGCGTCGTCGCCATCAGGTTGGGGCTGCCGAAGGCACTGGCGAGGCGCCACGCCCAGCGGTTGAAGTCGTGAGCGGCGCTGCCGGACGGGGTCGCCACGGACACGGCCACCGCCTCCGGCCCGTAGCGGGCCTTGATCTCCAGCAGCCGCGTGGCCGCGAGCGTGAGCGCCTCATCCCAGGTGAGGCGTTGCCAGCCGGGGTCCGGATCGCCCTTGGGCCGCGTCCGCACCAGCGGGTACCGCAGGCGGTCGGGGGACGAGATGAGTTCGGGTGCCGCTGTGCCCTTGACGCAGATGCCGCCGTTGGGGTGGTTCGGATCGGCGGTGACCCTGGTCAGCACCCCGTCCAGCACGGTGGCCAACACGCCACAGCGGGAGACGCACATCGCGCAGTAGGTGTGGATCTGCTCGGCCGTCATCGTGCTGTCCTCCGTGCAGCAACATGCTCATCTGGAGACCCCGCCAGCGAGCCGCACCTGAGAGCGGCCGTAGCTGAGGCCATCAGTCGTGTAGGGACGGTCCAGTGGACGCCGCGGGCTGCCGGGGTGAGGGCGCTGCGGCGCCGTCCGGGGACTCGCGGCGATAACCGCGCAGCCGCGCGAGCGGACCGAGCAACCAGGCGAGGCCGCGCAGCAGCGGCCAGGGCGGGCTACACGGGCGAATGGTGTCACCGAAGGCAGGCACCAGCACCGCGAGCGCCAGGGGAGAGGGCATACCCCGCTGGTCGAGTTTCCCGGCGCGCGCCAGGCTGAAGAGCGCCCTGAAGTACTGCTCACTGCAGAGTGCGGGGCGAAACTCCTGCAGGTAGTCCGCCACCTCGGCGCCAGCGTTCCAAAAGTGGTGGGGGGTGTTTGGTGGAATCGTCACCACGTCGCCCGGGCCTGCGCTGCGCTCCGAGCCGGCGATCTGGAAGCCAAGACGACCGCCGAGGATCTCAAAGCGG harbors:
- a CDS encoding molybdopterin-dependent oxidoreductase, translating into MTAEQIHTYCAMCVSRCGVLATVLDGVLTRVTADPNHPNGGICVKGTAAPELISSPDRLRYPLVRTRPKGDPDPGWQRLTWDEALTLAATRLLEIKARYGPEAVAVSVATPSGSAAHDFNRWAWRLASAFGSPNLMATTHICQWHRDYGASYTYGVGTPPPDFEQTRCLLLWGFNPQVSWPTMAMRIARARARGAKLIVIDPRRTGLAEKADLWLRVRPGADGALALGLIHVLLTEDRYDRAFVCDWTNAAFLVREDSGQLLTAQDLAPDGDARQCLVWDGNGARPVPARVGGGYEAKGVVPALGGRYSVALAHGQTVACRPVLQLLAELAAQYVPERAEALTWVPADAVRRAARLFASETPSCYYTWAGLEQRVDAMQTNRAVALFYALTGQFDRRGSNMLFASTPTNPIVSPALLSPKQAARRLGFAERPLGLARLPGVVRAADVYRAIQTGQPYPVKGLLAFGSDPLVAHADPLVGKQALDALDFYVHVDLFANPSAACADLLLPAASCWESEAVLPGAPPHALAEHTGTWAQYRPAVVKPVGEARPDLAIIFELAQRLGLGEPFFGGDIEAALNHHLAPSGLTLQQLREHPMGMRVPGETRERKYAEIDSQTGEPRGFETPTRVLEIYATRFAEAGYPPLPVVAEPEAVTGQPDLEEWYPLVLIFFRVVQFCDDGHRNLPRLRRQVREPYLAIHPATAAGLGIADTDGVIVETPHGAVTLWAKLDAALDPRVVATQYGWWQACQALGAPAYDPFCLDGANANLLIPADPSDPISGSVAHRTQRCRVRRA
- a CDS encoding cupin domain-containing protein, which encodes MTHADRQIVNRRTGQTMIFRRTAQDTAGQLLQIECSHEPHGPREIEHIHPYQESRFEILGGRLGFQIAGSERSAGPGDVVTIPPNTPHHFWNAGAEVADYLQEFRPALCSEQYFRALFSLARAGKLDQRGMPSPLALAVLVPAFGDTIRPCSPPWPLLRGLAWLLGPLARLRGYRRESPDGAAAPSPRQPAASTGPSLHD